Proteins encoded together in one Thermomonospora curvata DSM 43183 window:
- a CDS encoding 6-phosphofructokinase: MRVGVLTGGGDCPGLNAVIRAVVRKGISVYGYEFVGFRSGWRGPLEGDTVALDIQAVRGILPRGGTILGSSRTNPLKVEGGIERIKDNLAGLGVDALVAIGGEDTLGVAKHLHEAGVNVVGVPKTIDNDLNATDYTFGFDTAVNIAVEAIDRLHTTAESHHRALICEVMGRHAGWIALHAGMAAGANVILIPERPFDIDKVVEYVESRFKTRYAPIIVVAEGAHPIEGQMAVQSKELDAFGHVRLGGIGQWLADEIEKRTGKEARCTVLGHIQRGGTPSAFDRVLATRFGLHAIDAVHDGDYGKMVALSGTEIIRVDLSAATDTLKTVPLERYAEAEVFFG; the protein is encoded by the coding sequence ATGCGCGTCGGAGTGCTGACCGGAGGCGGTGACTGCCCCGGTCTGAACGCCGTGATCCGCGCTGTGGTGCGTAAGGGAATCTCGGTCTACGGGTATGAGTTCGTGGGCTTCCGGTCGGGCTGGCGCGGCCCGCTGGAAGGCGACACGGTGGCGCTGGACATCCAGGCCGTGCGGGGCATCCTGCCGCGCGGCGGGACGATCCTGGGCTCGTCGCGGACCAACCCGCTCAAGGTCGAGGGCGGCATCGAGCGGATCAAGGACAACCTGGCCGGGCTCGGTGTGGATGCGCTGGTCGCCATCGGCGGCGAGGACACCCTCGGCGTCGCCAAGCATCTGCACGAGGCCGGCGTCAACGTGGTCGGGGTCCCCAAGACCATCGACAACGACCTGAACGCCACCGACTACACCTTCGGCTTCGACACCGCCGTCAACATCGCGGTGGAGGCCATCGACCGGCTGCACACCACCGCCGAAAGCCACCACCGCGCCCTGATCTGCGAGGTGATGGGCCGGCACGCCGGGTGGATCGCGCTGCACGCCGGGATGGCCGCCGGCGCCAACGTGATCTTGATTCCGGAGCGGCCGTTCGACATCGACAAGGTCGTCGAGTACGTCGAAAGCCGCTTCAAGACCCGGTATGCGCCGATCATCGTGGTCGCCGAGGGCGCCCACCCGATCGAGGGCCAGATGGCGGTGCAGAGCAAGGAACTGGACGCCTTCGGGCACGTGCGGCTGGGCGGCATCGGCCAGTGGCTGGCCGACGAGATCGAAAAGCGCACCGGCAAGGAGGCCCGCTGCACCGTGCTGGGCCACATCCAGCGCGGCGGCACGCCCAGCGCCTTCGACCGGGTGCTGGCCACCCGCTTCGGGCTGCACGCCATCGACGCCGTCCACGACGGCGACTACGGCAAGATGGTCGCCCTGTCGGGCACCGAGATCATCCGGGTGGACCTGTCGGCCGCCACCGACACGCTCAAGACCGTCCCGCTGGAGCGCTACGCCGAGGCGGAGGTCTTCTTCGGCTGA
- a CDS encoding lysophospholipid acyltransferase family protein, with amino-acid sequence MFWFWMLLRIVLTPILYLLWWPRNSGMENVPKKGPALLVSNHQSFADHFFGPLPLRRRIFFLGKAEYFTGTGIKGLISRAFFTGVGVVPVDRSGGKASEAALETGLQILKQGKLLGIYPEGTRAPDKRLYKGKTGVARLALKSRVPVIPMAMINTFDLMPAGQPYPRLGVRPGVRFGKPMDFSRYYGMEDDREVLRKVTDEIMQAIRELSGQEYVDRYAADVKAEMAGKAPRPADEDE; translated from the coding sequence ATGTTCTGGTTCTGGATGCTGCTCCGGATCGTCCTCACACCGATCCTGTACCTGCTGTGGTGGCCGCGGAACTCCGGGATGGAGAACGTCCCCAAAAAGGGCCCGGCGCTGCTGGTCAGCAACCACCAGTCGTTCGCCGACCACTTCTTCGGGCCGCTGCCGCTGCGCCGCCGGATCTTCTTCCTCGGCAAGGCCGAGTACTTCACCGGCACCGGCATCAAAGGGCTGATCAGCAGGGCCTTCTTCACCGGGGTCGGGGTCGTGCCGGTGGACCGCTCCGGCGGCAAGGCCAGCGAGGCGGCCCTGGAGACCGGGCTGCAGATCCTCAAGCAGGGCAAGCTGCTGGGGATCTACCCCGAGGGGACGCGGGCCCCCGACAAGCGGCTCTACAAGGGCAAGACCGGGGTGGCCCGGCTGGCGCTGAAGTCCCGGGTCCCGGTCATCCCGATGGCGATGATCAACACCTTCGACCTGATGCCGGCCGGCCAGCCCTACCCCCGGCTCGGCGTGCGGCCCGGGGTGCGCTTCGGCAAGCCGATGGACTTCTCCCGCTACTACGGCATGGAGGACGACCGGGAGGTCCTGCGCAAGGTCACCGACGAGATCATGCAGGCCATCCGGGAGCTGTCCGGCCAGGAGTACGTGGACCGCTACGCCGCCGACGTCAAGGCCGAGATGGCGGGCAAGGCGCCGCGGCCGGCCGACGAGGACGAGTGA